From the genome of Pirellulaceae bacterium:
GAACTGGCGACTATTCCAGGGACCACAACCGCGCTGCGCCATTTCGGCGGTCAATGCCGCCAGACCTTCGCAATGATTCGGCTCGAAGCACGTTCCGGCTGGCACCATGAATGTAAATGCCGCCGAACGCAGCCATGGCATCGGCTCAGCCAGCAGAATCAAGCCGTTGTCAAATTGTCGATGCAAGAGTGCCATTAAACATTTAATCTGTAGCTGTGTGTGCGAATCGTGGGGTGGGTGCAGCGAGGCTTGCGTGAACGGTGCGGCTAGAAGCCATGTACTTCAGGGGCAATAAAGATCGTTCAAATGCAAATCACCTCGTCCCCCAAGCAGCCGACCGGTCACGTGAAAGACCACCTATTTTTGGGCTGAACTTCCGCCGTCGCTTCCGCGCCGCTTGGATTTTCCTTCCTTGGAAGCCGCACTGTTACCAGACGAGCTTGCGATTGCTTGGCCGCTGGACGGACTCGATTTCGCAGTGTCGCCGGCGGTGGACTTGTCGCCGGACTTTGCTGAATCGCCGGATTTTCCGGCGGAAGTTTCAGAACTGGACTGCTCGGCAGCGGCCGCTTTCTTGTAGCCTTCGCTGCGATAGTCGGTTTGGTAAAAACCTGATCCCTTGAAGACGATGGCTGCGCCTGTCCCCAACAAGCGCCGCAGCTTGAGCTGCCCGCACTGTGGACATTTTTTTTTCTTGGGATCATTGATGCCTTGGTACAGTTCGAACTTATGATCGCAAGCGTCACATTGATAATCGTAAGTTGGCATTACAGCTACTCTGAGATAGGCCGGTATAAGTTGTTCTTGAGCAATCCGAGTTGGCTTAAGCTCTCTGTGAAGTCTAGGGCAAAATCTGCATGAGCATTAGCCGGGGCCAGGGCCAGTACTAACGATGACGCTACTGGGGCGCACAACGCGGTCATGCAGTATGTAACCTACGGCCACTTCATGAGCTACCACACCTGAGGCGTGCTCTTGACTGGGCATCTGAGAAATGGCCTCATGATAGTTGGGATCAAAGTCTCGACCGAGCGATCGGATGGGTTGGCAGCCATACTTGGCCAGGACGCTTTCAAACTGCCGCAGCACTAACTGCACGCCTTCTAACAGTGCCTGCCCGCCGGCGGCATTGGATTGCGCATCTTGACCAGCTGCCTGTGTCGCGCGATTGAGGTTATCAATTACATCCAACAGATCGCGAACCAGCGGCAGGTTGGCATATTTGAGCTGTTGATCTGACTCACGCCGCATCCGCTGTCGAAAATTTTCCAATTCGGCTTGGGCCAGCAAGACTTGATGCTCGGCGTCGGCCAACCGGGTTTCCAACGACAGTTTGCCGTCACTCAATTCTTCGATGACGCTCTCCACACCATCGTGGAGGGCTTGATCGATCGACGCAGATTCTACGTCGCTACCGCGTGGCTGGTGCTTGCTGTCCTCAGGTACAACCTCATGGGACTGTGATTGTTTGTGATGAGACATACGATGCTCCTAGGTCGACTGTGCGGACTGGCCTTCTTCGTCAGTCCGGAAATATTGCATCACGCGATCGAAAAACGATCGACGCTGAGGTGTTACATGCTCTTCGTCCAGCGAAGCCAATTTGCGAAGCAGTTCTTCCTGCTGCGGGCTTACCTTCTTGGGAATCTCCACAAAGGTATGCACCAACAAGTCGCCACGCATTCTGGAACGTGGATCGGGCATCCCCAAACCGCGCAGCCGAAAGACTTCGCCACTCTGCGTACCAGCCGGGATGTCAATCGCCCTTGGACCACTCAACGAGGGTATCTCGATGACCGTCCCCAGCACGGCCTGACTGTAGCTGAGCGGCAACTGGACGATCAGATCGTGGCCTTCGCGCTTGAAAATACGATGTGGTCGAATTTGAATAAAACAGTAAGCATCACCTGCTGGTCCGCCGTTCGGGCTTGGCTGCCCCTCGCCGTTGAGGCGGACACGCATTCCATCATCGACTCCAGCAGGTATCTGCACTTCCAACGCAACTTCGTCGGGTAGCGCGCCATCGCCGCCGCACTCCTGGCAGGGCGTGGTGATAACTCGACCGTTGCCGTGACATTGTGGGCAAGTGGTCTGCACACGCAGAATCCCTGTGGCCTGAACGATCTGCCCCGCCCCTTTACAGCGGGCGCACGTCTGAGGCTGAGAACCGGGGGCCGCCCCGGAACCGCTGCAAGTTGCACACTTGGTATGCCGAGTCAACTTGATCTGCTTACTGCAACCAGTCGCGGCCTCTTCCAATTCCAAGGTCACATCACACCGCAAATCGGCACCGCGTCGTGGCCTACTCCGCGAGCGGCCGCCACCGCCGCCAAACAGATCTTCAAAGATCGTGCCCCCGAACATGTCGCCGAAAGCTTCGAAGATGTCGCCTACATCGCGAAAGCCTCGGGCCTGGCCATCCACGCCCGAATGTCCATACTGGTCGTAGGCCGCTCGCTTCTGAGCATCCGACAGCACTTCGTAGGCTTCAGCGCATTCTTTGAATTTGTCGATGGCATCTTGATCATCGGGATTGCTATCCGGATGATACTTGATGGCCAATCGTCGATACGATTTGGATATTTCAGCCGCCGTGGCGGTGCGGCTGACTTGCAGCACTTCGTAATAATCGCGTTTGGTGCTGGTCATAACAGTGCCGACTGAGTTTCAGAACTGCAGAGGTATCGTTGTTAACTCAAGAGGCCACTCCTTGGGGAAGTGGCCTCATGGAATTGCGGCAAGGAAACTGAGACTGCTAAGATTAAGCAATCGCGCCCTCAACTCGCTTGCCCTTATCTTCTTTGTCAAAGTTGGTCACGAGTGCCTCGGTTGTCAACAGCAGTCCAGCGATGCTGGCTGCGTTGGCGAGAGCTGTGCGTGTTACCTTGACGGGATCGATGATGCCCGACTTCAGCATATCAACGTACTCGCCCCGGTTGGCATCGTAGCCAATGTTCAGCGCCTTTTGGCTAACTTCGTCAACCACCACAGAGCCATCAATGCCCGCGTTGTCGGCGATTTGCCGCATGGGGGCAGACAGGCTTCGCAGCACGATATCGGCACCGATTTTTTCATCACCCTTGCACTTGCCAATCGCTGCTTGGACAGCTTCCAGACAGCGCACCAGCGCTACGCCACCACCGGGTACAATCCCCTCTTCCATGGCAGCTCGCGTGGCATGCAGAGCGTCTTCGACACGTGCCTTTTTCTGCTTCATGTCAGCTTCTGTCTCGGCACCGACACTGATGACCGCAACGCCTCCGGCTAACTTAGCCAGCCGCTCTTGCAGCTTCTCCCGATCGTACTCGCTGTCGGTTTGCTCGATCTGCGCACGAATCTGAGCGACGCGCTGGTCAATAGTGGCCCGCGTTCCGCCACCTTCCACAATGGTGGTATTGCTCTTATCCACCGTCACCTTCTTAGCACGTCCAAGCTGCTCCAGCGTCACGTTCTCAAGCTGAATACCCAGGTCTTGACTGATGAACGTACCGCCGGTTAGTGTAGCGATGTCGCCCATCATCGCCTTGCGACGATCTCCAAAACCTGGTGCCTTGACCGCACAGACCTTCAGCGTGCCACGCAGCTTGTTGACAACCAGCAGGGTCAACGCTTCAGCATCGACATCTTCGGCAATAATTAACAGCGGACGTCCGCTCTGGCTGACCTTCTCCAGGATCGGTACCAGTTCACGAATGTTGCTGATCTTCTTTTCATACAGCAAAATCAATGCGTTATCAAAGGTGCAGGTCATCGTACTAGGCTCGTTGATGAAGTACGGCGACGTGAAGCCCTTATCGAACTGCATCCCGTCTACGTACTGGACGGTCGTTTCTGCAGTCTTGCCTTCTTCAACGGTGATAACGCCATCTTTACCAACCCGCTCCAGCGCATCGGCAATCAACTCGCCGATTTGCATGTCGTTGTTGGCGCTGATTGCACCCACATGAGCCACCTGTTTGTGGTCTGCAACTGGCTTGCCCAGCTCATGCAGTCTTTCGACTGCTGCTTCTACGGCTTTCTCAATGCCGCGACGAATAGCCGTCGGATTGCTGCCGGCCACAATGTTTCTCAAGCCCTCCTTGAAAATCGCTCGGGCCAGAATCGTAGCCGTGGTGGTTCCATCGCCGGCCAGATCACTGGTCTTCTGGGCGACCTCGACCACCAACTTGGCCCCCATATTTTCAAAACGATCCTCCAATTCGATCTCCTTGGCCACGGTGACCCCGTCTTTGGTAACCGAGGGACCGCCAAAGCTCTTATCGATAATTACGTTGCGTCCAGTCGGCCCCATCGTGACCGCGACTGCGTCCGCCAACTTCTCCACGCCCCGCAGCATCCGGGCGCGAGCGTGATCTTCAAACATAAGCTGCTTAGCCACGCGTTTGATCCTTATCTGAAATTGTTTCGAAATTCTATTTTTTGTTCACTGCAGCTACTGCCGATTGGCTGTCAGCCGCCTACCCTAAGTTCACAGCTGAACATTCTTAATCGTCGAGACCGGAGTCGCCAGCGATCAGAACCTTCAGCGATCGCAGCACTAGGCCAGAACCTTGGCCAAAATATCGCTTTCCCGCAATATCTTGACTTCTTGGCCATCGATCTCGATATCGCTTCCACCATACTTACCGTAAATCACGACATCACCAACCGCTACCGATAACGTACCGCGATTGCCGTTATCCAGCAGCTTGCCAGGACCAACCGCCACGACTTCGCCGCGCTGCGGCTTTTCCTTGGCAGAATCAGGCAGCACAATGCCACCGGCAGTGGTCTCTTCGGCGTCCTGAGGGCGCACAACAACACGATCATCTAGCGGACGAAGCTTGATTTTAGACATAGTCAGGAGTTCCCCTAAAAGTTGAGTTTGTTTAGTTAGTTGTCTTCAGTGATTGACTCGCTTGAAAATCCGCTGTCGCCAACGATGGCCGACGACAGCGACCGACTTGACCCCAGGCGGCCTACATCATGCCGCCCATGTCCATGCCGCCCATGCCGCCCATACCACCCATGCCACCACCCATACCATGGTCGTGGTGACCTCCCGCTTCAGGCTCTTCTTCCTTAGGAATTTCGGTGATCAGCGATTCGGTGGTCAGCAATAGCGAAGCCACGCTGGCAGCGTTTTGAAGCGCGGTGCGAACAACCTTAGCGGGGTCAATCACGCCAGCCGCAACCAGATCGGTATAGCAGTCGGAGTTGGCGTCATAGCCTTCGGTCTTGGTCTTTTGCTGACGAACTCGATTAACAACAACCGCACCATCAGCGCCAGCATTGTTCGCAATGGCTCGCAGCGGGCAATCCAGCACGTTCTGAATGATGGTGGCCCCCATCTTTTCGTCGCCCTCCAGGGCCAGCTTCTTGAGCGTCGCCTCACAGCGAATCAATGCCACACCACCTCCGGGCACGATACCTTCTTGCAATGCCGCCTGCGTGGCAGACTTGGCATCGTCCAATAGCGCCTTACGCTCCTTCATCTCGGTTTCGGTTGCGGCACCGACCGAAATCTGAGCCACCCCTCCAGCCAGCTTAGCCAAACGCTCTTGCAATTTCTCGCGATCGTAGTCGCTATCAGTCAGCTCAATCTCGCGCCGAATTTGCGCCGCACGACCTTCGATAGCATCTTTCTTACCAGCACCACCGACCAAGACGGTCTCTTCGCTAGTAATACGCACCTTCTTAGCACGCCCCAGATCGCTCAGCTTGACACTCTCCAAGTCGATGCCCAAGTCCTTGAAAATTACCTGACCACCGGTCAACACGCCCAAGTCGCCCAGGATTGCCTTGCGACGATCGCCGTAACCAGGGGCCTTAACGGCACACACGCTCAGAATTCCGCGCATCTTATTGACCACCAACGTAGCCAGCGCTTCACCGTCAACGTCTTCGGCAATGATCAGCAACGGCTTTTTGGACTTACTGATAGCTTCGAGCAGCGGAATCAATTTCTTATTAGCACTGATCTTTTCCTCAAACAACAGAACATAGCAATCCTCCAACTCGACCGCCACCTGATCTGCGTTGGTCACAAAGTGCGGAGACAGAAAACCACGATCGAACTGCATGCCCTCAACGACCTCGACGGTCGTTTCACTGCCGCGGCCCTCCTCAACGGTGATGACCCCATCCTTACCAACCTTCAGGAAGGCATCGGCCAACACATCCCCAATGGTTGGATCGTTGTTACCAGCGATCGTAGCGACCTGCTTGATCTCCTTCTTACTCTTCTCGTCGATCTTCTGGGACATTTTGGTGAGCGCTTCAGACACTTCAGCCACGGCCTTGCTCATACCGCGCGACAGCGCCATCGGGTCGGCACCAGCTGCGATCATCTTCAGGCCCTCACGAAAGATGGCCTCTGCTAACACCGTAGCGGTGGTAGTGCCGTCGCCGGCCACATCGTTCGTCTTACTGGCCGCTTCCTTGACTAGTTGCGCACCCAGATTCTCATAGGGGTCATCCAAGTCGATATCTTCAGCAACGGTCACACCATCTTTAGTGACCTTCGGGGACCCCCAACCCTTATCCAAAACCGCGTTTCGGCCCCTCGGACCGAGAGTGCTACGCACTGCCCGCGCTAGCTTCGACACACCGGCCAACAGCGATTGCCGGGCCTCATCGTCAAACACCATTTGCTTTGCCACGTTCAATTTCCTCCAACAGTGAATCTCAATCTCGCCAGCGCACGACTCTCTGTAGGCGCAGCGCCAGACTGGCAGTTACCCAAGAACTTCCGCCTCTAATGCAAAGCCCGTGCCAAGACTGGCCTGAAGCAACATCATCCTGTACCCACCAAGCATTTCTCGACCAAAATCGCTTGCTACCCCAAGCCAGATCAGTTGCTTGCCAAATTGACAGGCTGAATTGATGTGCGAATAGGCTTTCAGCTTTTCGGCCGAAGCAGATCGCGAGAAATACTGCGCAACGCTGCGGCCTGGCCAAGCAGACAGACACTCATTCTGGGTGGCACGCTTCGACTCCACGTTGATATGAGGCGAATGCCAACCCTAGGAAACTTTCCAAGGCAAGAATTTGGCAGAGCTGCAGGCTTCGGCGCTCCCTGAGAGTCTAGGCCAAGTCATTTTCCGAGATTTCTCGTGTACCCTGACGTTGGGTTATTTGACGGCTGACGAGCTACAACTTGCTAAACCAGGGGCCGTCCAGATGGGGTCGAATCAGGCGACTCGGGATCAAATACACTTGCATATTGATTGAGGGCTCGCAGCAGCCACTGATGAGCCTTGAATGACACGACCAGTCCAACCAGGGTCAGCACCACCAACAGCAATTGCAATCCGCGAGTTGCGACTGAACCCACCATGGTCAACAGCCCCAAAGCAATTAACGGCACAACAGCCGAAAGCACCAGATAGACGCTCGCCCGACGGCGCAACCATTCGGCTCGAATTTCAAACGACGCATCGCGCATCGTCGGCGAGATAATCTGGGGGTAGTAGACCAGCGTAGTGAGTAGTGAAACTCCAAAAAACGGATAGATCAGGGCCATGCCTCCACAAACCGCTAGGCTCATAAAAAAGTGCATGAAATCGCCCCAACCGAAGTCTGGCTGGTAGAGCTGCATGGTGATCGGAAAGATCAGCCCGAACACGAGCCACATGCCACCACTGATGACCGCCGCGCGATGACCAAATTTCCACACCCAGTCAATATCCGAGTCACGCGCAGCCAGGTTCTGCGACGCGCGTTGGAGAGCCTGTCGTACTTTCCAGCAAAAACAAACTAACAGGATGCCACCGGTAGAAAAGGCGATGATGTTCAGCAGTGTTGAACTAGCCGCAAAGAAAGGCAGCAGGCGTTCGAACTTGCTTATAATCGCCTGCTCATTGTAACTGTAGTTCAATGCACCGGCCGGGCCATTGGTTGCAAAAATGATTACCGCCGTTACCAGTAAAACCGGCAGTTGCAACAATCGCTTCTGAAGGGTTCCGTCTTCTGGCGCAAATCGTCCGACCAATTCAGGATGCTGCGCAAGTTGCAGACGAGTCGAAAATTCGCGGCAGTTGACCGGACGCTGCTGAGGATCTTGATGGAGCGCATGTCGCAGGACGCGCTCGAGCCACTGGCCTGCCGCGCTGTTGTCGGCGCGGTACGAGGAGAGTGGCTGCATTCGCGCCTCGACCTGCTGCTGGACTGCAGACCGTCGCGTATCCGAACCCTCTACAGACCAAGGACGTGTCCCCTGCCAAAATTCCCAAAGCACGATGGCCAAGGAATAAAGATCGGAACGTTGATCGAGCTTGGGCCCGGGCGATTCCAGGCTGGCTGCCAGCAACTGTTCCGGCGACATATAGGCTAGCGTGCCGCCAACGCGTGTATCAATCTCATCGCCGACTCGTAGCACGCTTACATTGAAGTCGGCTAACTTGGGCTGACCTTCTGGCGAAAGCAGAATGTTGGCCGGTTTGACATCGTAATGATAGACTCCCCGATCATGCGCAGCCTGTAATCCATTGGCCAGTTGAGCCCCTAACCAAGCTGTGGTGGCTGCCCAATTCATTTGTTTCAAGGGTGACTTGCCACGCTCGGGTGGAATTTGCTGGACTTCCACCAATGCTTCATCGATGACTCTCAGTAGTTCCGCGCCGTTTAATTGTTGGATCGGACATGCGCGCGTTTCCCGGATGACTCGAGCCAACGTGCCACCCAGAATGACCTGCATATACAACAGGTGAATATCTAGTTCCGCGATGCGCCGCTGATCGTACACCCGCACGATGTTTGGATGGTCCAGCTGCGACAACAATTGCGACTCATCGGTAACTCGCGAAGAAACTTTGAGCGCTACCAGACGTTGCATCGACTCTTGGCGCGCCAAATAGACCTGCGCAAAGGCACCCCGACCCAGCGTGCGAATAATATGGAAATCGTCCAACGTCTGTCCGGCTTCCAACCCGGGTATGTATGATCCAACGCTCCAGTGCCGCGTACTCTGCTGTTCCCAGCGAAAGTCAGCCAGTGCATCAGCCCACCGTGGAAACCTGTGTTGATACTCCATCAGCGTTGGCGACTGGCCACTGTCGCGACGCACTTGCAGCTCCTCCAGGACCAAGTCGATTGGAATTCTGTCTGGCCCCAGCCATTTGCCGCAGCTCGGCAAATAAAAATCCAACAAGCGAACTTGGCCATTTTCAGCGGCCGAATTCATATCCCGCTTGACCAGCTCAATCAGCACAAATCGCTGCACCTCAATGCCGCCGGTGGGTAGCAAATCCAGAAGCTGCTCAGCCTGAGCTACCGGGAGAATGGCTTGCGCTCGTCCTACACACGTCTCAAGCTGCTGAAACGTGGTTAATAGCGTGTGTTCAAGCGACAGCAGCTCGGTGCGATCCATGACAACGCTGAAGGCCTTGAAATACTCAAATTACTACGGAACAAGCAGCCTCCGCGAGGCTGCTCGAGCGGCATCTAAAGTATACCAAATCTGCCGCTGGTGCTTAATGAATTCCCCTTGGGAATCCTGAACATTTTCGCGACTCAGTCGACATGCCAAACTCCGAGCCGACACCTGCCGCAGCGCCGTCAGCCAATCATCTATATCATGGACCCTCAGCCTGCGTGACTTGCAGCGTTGATCATGCCCCGGAGCGTCGCCTGAGCTGGCCGTAGCGTCAATGGTGACATGTGACGACGGTGATGGTCAGTCAGGAGTCTCGAATTAGCGGATTGTAGAGCACACCGAAGATGCGAGGTAGCTGCAGCTTTGCATCGCTAACTGAGCGAGATAGGGAAAATCGCTTGTAGCCCAAGCCAACCGCCTGATCGGTCTGGTTGTGGCACGGTCAAGCCTTATAATCATCCGTTTC
Proteins encoded in this window:
- the groL gene encoding chaperonin GroEL (60 kDa chaperone family; promotes refolding of misfolded polypeptides especially under stressful conditions; forms two stacked rings of heptamers to form a barrel-shaped 14mer; ends can be capped by GroES; misfolded proteins enter the barrel where they are refolded when GroES binds) encodes the protein MAKQMVFDDEARQSLLAGVSKLARAVRSTLGPRGRNAVLDKGWGSPKVTKDGVTVAEDIDLDDPYENLGAQLVKEAASKTNDVAGDGTTTATVLAEAIFREGLKMIAAGADPMALSRGMSKAVAEVSEALTKMSQKIDEKSKKEIKQVATIAGNNDPTIGDVLADAFLKVGKDGVITVEEGRGSETTVEVVEGMQFDRGFLSPHFVTNADQVAVELEDCYVLLFEEKISANKKLIPLLEAISKSKKPLLIIAEDVDGEALATLVVNKMRGILSVCAVKAPGYGDRRKAILGDLGVLTGGQVIFKDLGIDLESVKLSDLGRAKKVRITSEETVLVGGAGKKDAIEGRAAQIRREIELTDSDYDREKLQERLAKLAGGVAQISVGAATETEMKERKALLDDAKSATQAALQEGIVPGGGVALIRCEATLKKLALEGDEKMGATIIQNVLDCPLRAIANNAGADGAVVVNRVRQQKTKTEGYDANSDCYTDLVAAGVIDPAKVVRTALQNAASVASLLLTTESLITEIPKEEEPEAGGHHDHGMGGGMGGMGGMGGMDMGGMM
- the dnaJ gene encoding molecular chaperone DnaJ produces the protein MTSTKRDYYEVLQVSRTATAAEISKSYRRLAIKYHPDSNPDDQDAIDKFKECAEAYEVLSDAQKRAAYDQYGHSGVDGQARGFRDVGDIFEAFGDMFGGTIFEDLFGGGGGRSRSRPRRGADLRCDVTLELEEAATGCSKQIKLTRHTKCATCSGSGAAPGSQPQTCARCKGAGQIVQATGILRVQTTCPQCHGNGRVITTPCQECGGDGALPDEVALEVQIPAGVDDGMRVRLNGEGQPSPNGGPAGDAYCFIQIRPHRIFKREGHDLIVQLPLSYSQAVLGTVIEIPSLSGPRAIDIPAGTQSGEVFRLRGLGMPDPRSRMRGDLLVHTFVEIPKKVSPQQEELLRKLASLDEEHVTPQRRSFFDRVMQYFRTDEEGQSAQST
- the groES gene encoding co-chaperone GroES, whose translation is MSKIKLRPLDDRVVVRPQDAEETTAGGIVLPDSAKEKPQRGEVVAVGPGKLLDNGNRGTLSVAVGDVVIYGKYGGSDIEIDGQEVKILRESDILAKVLA
- the groL gene encoding chaperonin GroEL (60 kDa chaperone family; promotes refolding of misfolded polypeptides especially under stressful conditions; forms two stacked rings of heptamers to form a barrel-shaped 14mer; ends can be capped by GroES; misfolded proteins enter the barrel where they are refolded when GroES binds) translates to MFEDHARARMLRGVEKLADAVAVTMGPTGRNVIIDKSFGGPSVTKDGVTVAKEIELEDRFENMGAKLVVEVAQKTSDLAGDGTTTATILARAIFKEGLRNIVAGSNPTAIRRGIEKAVEAAVERLHELGKPVADHKQVAHVGAISANNDMQIGELIADALERVGKDGVITVEEGKTAETTVQYVDGMQFDKGFTSPYFINEPSTMTCTFDNALILLYEKKISNIRELVPILEKVSQSGRPLLIIAEDVDAEALTLLVVNKLRGTLKVCAVKAPGFGDRRKAMMGDIATLTGGTFISQDLGIQLENVTLEQLGRAKKVTVDKSNTTIVEGGGTRATIDQRVAQIRAQIEQTDSEYDREKLQERLAKLAGGVAVISVGAETEADMKQKKARVEDALHATRAAMEEGIVPGGGVALVRCLEAVQAAIGKCKGDEKIGADIVLRSLSAPMRQIADNAGIDGSVVVDEVSQKALNIGYDANRGEYVDMLKSGIIDPVKVTRTALANAASIAGLLLTTEALVTNFDKEDKGKRVEGAIA
- a CDS encoding serine/threonine protein kinase encodes the protein MDRTELLSLEHTLLTTFQQLETCVGRAQAILPVAQAEQLLDLLPTGGIEVQRFVLIELVKRDMNSAAENGQVRLLDFYLPSCGKWLGPDRIPIDLVLEELQVRRDSGQSPTLMEYQHRFPRWADALADFRWEQQSTRHWSVGSYIPGLEAGQTLDDFHIIRTLGRGAFAQVYLARQESMQRLVALKVSSRVTDESQLLSQLDHPNIVRVYDQRRIAELDIHLLYMQVILGGTLARVIRETRACPIQQLNGAELLRVIDEALVEVQQIPPERGKSPLKQMNWAATTAWLGAQLANGLQAAHDRGVYHYDVKPANILLSPEGQPKLADFNVSVLRVGDEIDTRVGGTLAYMSPEQLLAASLESPGPKLDQRSDLYSLAIVLWEFWQGTRPWSVEGSDTRRSAVQQQVEARMQPLSSYRADNSAAGQWLERVLRHALHQDPQQRPVNCREFSTRLQLAQHPELVGRFAPEDGTLQKRLLQLPVLLVTAVIIFATNGPAGALNYSYNEQAIISKFERLLPFFAASSTLLNIIAFSTGGILLVCFCWKVRQALQRASQNLAARDSDIDWVWKFGHRAAVISGGMWLVFGLIFPITMQLYQPDFGWGDFMHFFMSLAVCGGMALIYPFFGVSLLTTLVYYPQIISPTMRDASFEIRAEWLRRRASVYLVLSAVVPLIALGLLTMVGSVATRGLQLLLVVLTLVGLVVSFKAHQWLLRALNQYASVFDPESPDSTPSGRPLV
- a CDS encoding nucleotide exchange factor GrpE, translated to MSHHKQSQSHEVVPEDSKHQPRGSDVESASIDQALHDGVESVIEELSDGKLSLETRLADAEHQVLLAQAELENFRQRMRRESDQQLKYANLPLVRDLLDVIDNLNRATQAAGQDAQSNAAGGQALLEGVQLVLRQFESVLAKYGCQPIRSLGRDFDPNYHEAISQMPSQEHASGVVAHEVAVGYILHDRVVRPSSVIVSTGPGPG
- a CDS encoding zinc ribbon domain-containing protein; translation: MPTYDYQCDACDHKFELYQGINDPKKKKCPQCGQLKLRRLLGTGAAIVFKGSGFYQTDYRSEGYKKAAAAEQSSSETSAGKSGDSAKSGDKSTAGDTAKSSPSSGQAIASSSGNSAASKEGKSKRRGSDGGSSAQK